Proteins from a genomic interval of Kitasatospora kifunensis:
- a CDS encoding TIGR03621 family F420-dependent LLM class oxidoreductase, translating into MRNFRFGVNLVPSGGRSQWSESCRTAERLGYDVIAVPDHLGLQSPFLAMVAAAAVTERVRLTTFVLNSAFWNPVLLARDLLTAHELTDGRVEAGLGTGYVRNEFELAGLDWGTAGSRVGRLAETATALRGLLAEPRAIGFTRPAQTPPLMIGGNGDRVLRLAARQADIVSFSGHVLVAGSKRGTMQKIDAEAMDERVAFFTAAAGPRAAEVERNVLVQTVLVTDDRRAAAATARRRIPHLSAEQILRTPTLLIGTAEEIAADLLARRERHGFSYVSVREHDMATFAPVIELLTGR; encoded by the coding sequence ATGCGAAACTTCCGCTTCGGCGTCAACCTGGTCCCCTCGGGCGGGCGCAGCCAGTGGTCGGAGAGCTGCCGCACCGCCGAGCGCCTCGGCTACGACGTGATCGCCGTCCCCGACCACCTCGGCCTACAGTCCCCGTTCCTTGCCATGGTCGCCGCGGCGGCCGTCACCGAGCGGGTGCGGCTGACCACCTTCGTACTCAACAGCGCCTTCTGGAACCCGGTGCTGCTGGCCCGCGACCTGCTGACCGCGCACGAGCTCACCGATGGCCGGGTGGAGGCCGGGCTCGGCACCGGTTACGTGCGGAACGAGTTCGAGCTGGCCGGCCTGGACTGGGGCACCGCGGGCAGCCGGGTCGGGCGGCTGGCCGAGACCGCCACCGCGCTGCGCGGCCTGCTGGCGGAGCCGCGCGCGATCGGCTTCACCCGGCCCGCCCAGACGCCACCGCTGATGATCGGCGGCAACGGCGACCGGGTGCTGCGGCTGGCCGCCCGGCAGGCGGACATCGTCTCGTTCAGCGGCCACGTGCTGGTCGCCGGTTCGAAGCGCGGCACCATGCAGAAGATCGACGCTGAGGCGATGGACGAGCGGGTGGCGTTCTTCACCGCTGCGGCCGGCCCGCGCGCCGCCGAGGTGGAGCGCAACGTCCTGGTCCAGACCGTCCTGGTGACCGACGACCGCCGCGCTGCCGCGGCGACCGCCCGCCGCCGCATCCCGCACCTCAGCGCGGAGCAGATCCTGCGGACCCCCACCCTGCTGATCGGCACCGCCGAGGAGATCGCGGCCGACCTGCTGGCCCGCCGCGAGCGCCACGGCTTCTCCTACGTGAGCGTGCGAGAGCACGACATGGCCACCTTCGCGCCGGTCATCGAGCTGCTGACGGGGCGTTAG
- a CDS encoding MBL fold metallo-hydrolase — protein sequence MRVKIGSIEVLPVLDGFGVEVAADILSRPGVDDPWACHTERREADGSLRLPLGGFCVRTGDRTVLVDAGVGAFDNGKYSGGSLLASLAGHGIGPADVTDVVFTHLHFDHIGWATQDGVPVFPSATYRAHRADWEHFVAGENAHPTMVEKLTPLGSRLELFDADFTVAPGLDARHAPGHTPGSTVYVVSSGTRRAVLLGDVVHSVVQFSERDWEVIWDVDPAAASKVRNRIADEAADTDDLLVAAHFPGMRFGRIIAADGERRFVAV from the coding sequence GTGCGCGTGAAGATCGGCAGCATAGAAGTTCTCCCGGTGCTGGACGGGTTCGGGGTCGAGGTCGCGGCGGACATCCTGTCCCGTCCCGGCGTCGACGACCCCTGGGCCTGCCACACCGAGCGCCGGGAGGCGGACGGCAGCCTGCGGCTGCCCCTCGGCGGCTTCTGCGTCCGCACCGGCGACCGGACCGTCCTGGTCGATGCCGGCGTGGGCGCGTTCGACAACGGCAAGTACTCCGGCGGGAGTCTGCTCGCCTCCCTGGCCGGCCACGGGATCGGCCCGGCGGACGTGACCGACGTGGTCTTCACGCACCTGCACTTCGACCACATCGGCTGGGCCACGCAGGACGGCGTCCCGGTGTTCCCCTCGGCGACCTACCGCGCACACCGGGCCGACTGGGAGCACTTCGTGGCCGGGGAGAACGCACATCCCACCATGGTCGAGAAGCTCACGCCACTCGGATCGCGCCTGGAGCTGTTCGACGCCGACTTCACGGTGGCGCCCGGTCTCGACGCCCGCCACGCGCCCGGCCACACGCCCGGCTCGACGGTGTACGTGGTCTCCTCCGGCACCCGCCGCGCCGTACTGCTCGGGGACGTGGTGCACTCGGTGGTCCAGTTCAGCGAGCGGGACTGGGAGGTGATCTGGGACGTCGACCCGGCCGCGGCCTCGAAGGTGCGCAACCGCATCGCCGACGAGGCCGCCGACACCGACGACCTGCTCGTCGCGGCCCACTTCCCCGGCATGCGGTTCGGGCGCATCATCGCGGCCGACGGAGAGCGTCGCTTCGTCGCGGTGTAA
- a CDS encoding DUF5709 domain-containing protein, with product MGDDVYQPDGSEVTEDTGILDPADTLSAREADPYDEGWSPPERPLAVEQCGTTAQEQVDGESLDQRLAKELPDPTLQPLGDDAATAMAADGIGDAADTDGEPLDGEVGDLRAGRLVAPEVGVNHMLAQDVGIDGAAASAEEAAVHVIPEESDSLL from the coding sequence ATGGGTGATGACGTGTACCAGCCCGATGGCAGCGAGGTGACCGAGGACACGGGCATTCTCGACCCCGCGGACACGCTCAGCGCCCGCGAGGCCGACCCCTACGACGAGGGCTGGTCGCCGCCCGAGCGGCCGCTGGCCGTCGAGCAGTGCGGAACCACGGCCCAGGAGCAGGTGGACGGCGAGTCGCTGGACCAGCGCCTGGCCAAGGAGCTGCCCGACCCGACCCTGCAACCGCTCGGCGACGACGCGGCCACGGCCATGGCCGCGGACGGTATCGGCGACGCCGCCGACACCGACGGTGAGCCCCTGGACGGCGAGGTCGGCGACCTCCGCGCCGGGCGCCTGGTCGCCCCGGAGGTGGGCGTGAACCACATGCTCGCCCAGGACGTCGGCATCGACGGCGCGGCGGCCTCGGCGGAGGAGGCCGCCGTGCACGTCATCCCGGAGGAGAGCGACAGCCTGCTCTAG